In Acidobacteriota bacterium, a genomic segment contains:
- a CDS encoding TIGR03960 family B12-binding radical SAM protein: MINTQNDYRAALDSILPLVEKPARYVGGEWNAIHKSPGEVHTRIALCFPDTYEIGMSHLGLKILYSLLNKRDGWAAERVYAAWPDMEAKLRERGIPLLSLESYTPLRDFDVVGFSLQYEMTYTNVLTMLDLGGIPIHTQARSLVDPLVIAGGPTVYSCEPVADFIDVFVIGDGEETFPELVSRYMELRDSDMDLTREQLLKEIARIEGMYVPSLYPTSVSPHHGLLIVNQPDDADIPFPIRRRVVQDINQYPFPSDSPVPAIEAVHDRVAIEIARGCVDGCRFCQAGTIYRPVRERDPKQIVETIIDGIEKGGYDETSLTSLSTADYTCLEPLVKMLGSELERRNVSFSVSSLRASGVTESLAREIARVRKTGFTIAPEAGTQRMRDVINKNITEQDVMNSCSVAFEQGWSAMKMYFMIGLPTETDEDVSGIAELGRKVRELGKNKYNKNVKATCSASYFVPKPHTPFQWCKQEDMDSIKRKQRMLKELGRRYRIDVKVHHAETSLLEGIISRGDRALCKVIERAWRMGCRFDGWTEHFDFGKWMEAFRIEGVEIEPYLQEFPVREFNKPGAPLVQLPWDHIDTLVKREFNAREYIKGIKAKISPPCELPVKIIDGRPTAIAPSHEEFERVASQPLLCYACGLECDLTKSREHLGKAYALHVEVRSYQERIAAVKEVIEQPLVELQGLAPTPNPTPPTPLFRYRATFEKGEEVKYLSHLDLTRALPRSFRRAKIKLGYSQGYHPMPLIQYGPALGVGTVGYNELIDFDSHDELEERQFLDRINAVLPPGLSFKSLLRLRAGAQSLIKEVNRAEYSVNLDAPEIEAAFQRICGERAEFAAIDAPDIHRNLADGFMARGSCVIERVRKDKRQRVDVRRYTKALSLVEDLNSLSIVTEVSPNGGVKPIEVVAAVYGLTEIETTSLSSRVRRLRLYWEDETSDPASWTNGVTALMSEQGDKLRVTTSHS; this comes from the coding sequence GTGATCAACACACAAAATGACTATCGAGCAGCATTAGACTCGATTCTTCCGCTTGTCGAGAAGCCCGCGCGCTACGTGGGCGGTGAATGGAACGCCATCCACAAATCGCCCGGCGAAGTTCATACCCGCATCGCGCTTTGCTTCCCGGACACTTACGAGATCGGGATGAGCCACCTCGGCCTCAAGATACTCTACAGCCTTTTGAACAAGCGCGACGGATGGGCGGCCGAGCGCGTGTACGCGGCGTGGCCCGACATGGAGGCAAAGCTCCGTGAGCGCGGAATACCGCTGCTCTCGCTTGAAAGCTATACGCCGCTTCGCGATTTCGACGTTGTCGGCTTCTCGCTCCAGTACGAGATGACCTACACCAACGTGCTGACGATGCTTGATCTGGGCGGCATCCCGATTCATACGCAAGCGCGCTCGCTTGTTGACCCGCTGGTTATCGCCGGAGGGCCGACCGTGTATTCCTGCGAACCGGTAGCCGACTTCATCGACGTGTTCGTCATCGGCGACGGCGAAGAGACGTTCCCCGAATTGGTTTCGCGCTACATGGAGTTGAGAGACTCCGATATGGATCTTACCCGCGAGCAGTTGCTGAAAGAGATCGCTCGAATTGAGGGTATGTACGTGCCGTCGCTGTATCCGACCTCGGTGAGCCCGCATCACGGTCTGCTCATCGTCAACCAACCGGACGACGCGGATATCCCGTTTCCGATTCGCCGGCGGGTGGTCCAGGACATCAATCAGTATCCGTTTCCTTCGGACTCGCCCGTGCCGGCGATCGAAGCGGTGCATGACCGCGTGGCAATCGAGATCGCGCGAGGTTGCGTCGACGGCTGCCGGTTTTGTCAGGCGGGCACGATCTACCGCCCGGTCCGCGAGCGCGACCCGAAGCAGATCGTCGAGACGATCATTGACGGCATCGAAAAAGGCGGCTACGACGAGACGAGCCTGACCTCGCTTTCGACGGCTGACTACACTTGCCTTGAGCCGCTGGTGAAGATGCTTGGGAGCGAGCTCGAGCGCCGCAACGTCAGCTTCTCAGTTTCATCGCTGCGCGCGTCGGGCGTCACCGAGTCGCTCGCTCGCGAGATCGCCCGTGTCCGCAAGACCGGCTTCACGATCGCGCCCGAAGCGGGCACTCAGCGGATGCGCGATGTGATCAACAAGAACATCACCGAGCAGGACGTAATGAACTCTTGCTCCGTTGCGTTTGAGCAAGGCTGGTCCGCGATGAAGATGTATTTCATGATCGGGCTGCCGACCGAAACAGATGAAGACGTGAGCGGCATCGCCGAGCTTGGCAGAAAAGTGCGCGAGCTTGGCAAGAACAAGTACAACAAGAACGTGAAGGCTACGTGTTCGGCTTCGTACTTTGTGCCAAAGCCGCACACGCCCTTCCAGTGGTGCAAGCAAGAGGACATGGACTCGATCAAGCGCAAACAGCGAATGCTGAAGGAGCTTGGCCGCCGCTATCGCATCGACGTGAAAGTGCATCACGCGGAGACGTCGCTGCTCGAAGGAATAATCTCGCGCGGCGATCGCGCGCTGTGCAAGGTGATCGAGCGAGCGTGGAGAATGGGTTGCCGGTTTGACGGCTGGACCGAGCATTTCGATTTCGGGAAGTGGATGGAGGCGTTCAGAATCGAGGGCGTGGAGATCGAGCCTTATCTTCAGGAGTTCCCGGTCCGGGAGTTCAACAAGCCCGGCGCGCCGCTCGTTCAGCTTCCGTGGGACCACATCGACACGCTTGTGAAGCGCGAGTTCAACGCCCGCGAGTACATCAAGGGAATCAAGGCGAAGATATCACCGCCGTGCGAGCTGCCGGTGAAGATCATCGACGGCCGGCCCACGGCGATCGCTCCCTCGCACGAGGAGTTCGAGCGAGTAGCTTCCCAACCGTTGCTCTGCTATGCATGCGGGCTGGAGTGCGATCTGACCAAGTCTCGAGAGCACCTTGGCAAGGCCTATGCGCTGCATGTGGAAGTTCGAAGTTATCAGGAACGGATAGCAGCGGTGAAGGAAGTTATCGAGCAGCCGCTTGTTGAGCTTCAGGGGTTGGCCCCGACGCCCAACCCCACACCCCCAACCCCCCTCTTCCGCTATCGCGCGACGTTCGAAAAAGGTGAAGAAGTAAAGTACCTTTCCCATCTCGACCTGACGCGAGCGTTGCCTCGCTCGTTCAGACGTGCGAAGATCAAGCTTGGATACAGTCAGGGGTACCACCCGATGCCGTTGATTCAGTACGGGCCGGCGCTTGGGGTGGGGACAGTGGGTTATAACGAATTGATCGACTTCGATTCGCACGATGAACTCGAGGAACGGCAGTTCCTCGACAGGATCAATGCAGTCTTACCACCCGGTTTAAGTTTCAAGTCACTGCTGCGGCTGCGGGCCGGAGCGCAGTCGCTGATAAAAGAGGTCAACCGCGCGGAGTACTCGGTGAATCTCGACGCACCGGAGATCGAGGCGGCATTTCAAAGAATATGCGGTGAACGAGCTGAGTTCGCCGCGATCGACGCGCCCGATATTCATCGGAATCTGGCAGACGGTTTCATGGCGCGCGGCTCGTGCGTGATTGAGCGCGTGCGCAAGGACAAGCGTCAGCGAGTTGATGTGCGGCGCTACACAAAAGCTCTGAGTCTGGTCGAGGACCTGAACAGTCTTAGTATTGTGACTGAAGTTTCGCCGAACGGCGGCGTGAAGCCGATTGAGGTCGTGGCCGCTGTTTACGGCTTGACCGAGATTGAGACGACTTCTCTCAGTTCCCGCGTGCGACGGCTGCGGTTGTATTGGGAGGATGAAACAAGCGACCCCGCAAGCTGGACAAATGGAGTCAC